Part of the Effusibacillus pohliae DSM 22757 genome is shown below.
CGGCCAGGCGATGTATTCGCCGATGTGTTACCCGGACGGGGGATGCGTCGACGACCTGCTTGTCTACCGGCTGGACAACGACCGCTACTGGCTGGTGGTGAACGCGGCCAACATCGACAAGGACTACGAGTGGGTAAAACAACACGCTGCCGGTGACGTGGAAATCACCAACCTGTCGCCCAACATCGCCCAGTTGGCGCTGCAAGGCCCGCTGGCGGAACCAGTGCTGCAGAAGCTGACCGATTACGACCTGCCGACCATCAAACACTACCGGTTTGCGCAAAATGTCAATGTGGCAGGTGTTCCGTGCCTTGTGTCGCGAACCGGCTATACGGGGGAAGATGGGTTCGAGATTTATATGGATGACGGGCAGGCACCCAAACTCTGGCAGGCGATTCTGGAAGCCGGCAGGGAAGAAGGCGTGGTGGCCGCCGGACTGGGAGCCCGCGACACGCTGCGGTTTGAAGCGAAACTGCCGCTGTACGGGCAGGAACTGAGCCCGTCGATTTCACCGATCGAGGCGGGGCTCGGCATGTTTGTCAAGCTGGACAAGGGCGATTTCATCGGCCGCGAGGCATTGGCCAAGCAGAAGGAAGAAGGCCCGCGGCGCAAGCTGGTCGGGTTTGCGATGATCGGGCGGGGCATCCCCCGCAGCCACTACGAAGTGCAGGTGGACGGCCGCAAAATCGGTGAGGTGACAACTGGCACGTTTGGCCCGACCGTCAAGAAGAACATCGGGCTGGCGTTGATCGAAGCCGACTATGCAAAAATCGGCCAGGAGCTTGACGTCATCATCCGCAACAAACCGGTCAAAGGGGTAATTGTGAAGACTCCATTTTACAAACGGCAAAAGTAGCAAGGAATCTCACGCCCGGGCACAGCGACACCGTTTTGACTGTCCGTTCCGCGCGGGGCGTGTGCCATCTGCGTCCGAATCGTGCCATCCGTTTTCCGGGCGGAGCGTGCGGCGGACCCACCAGGATCTGATCACTACAACAGTGCAGGAGGCGAGATTTTGAAACAGCACAGCTATATCCCCAATACCGAAGCGGATCGCAAAGCGATGCTCGATTCGCTGGGGCTCAACGATGTGGAGGAACTGTTCGCAGACATTCCGGAATCGGTCCGTCTGAAGCGGGACCTCAACCTGCCGGCGGCCTGGTCGGAAATTGAACTCAACCGCAATCTGGCTGCGATGGCGGGCAAAAACGCCAATCTCGAGGAGTACATTTGCTTCTTGGGGGCGGGCGCTTATCAGCATTACATTCCTTCGGTGGTCGATGCGATCATCAGCCGTTCCGAGTTTTATACGGCGTATACGCCTTATCAGCCGGAAATTTCGCAGGGGATTTTGCAGGCGATTTTTGAATACCAGACGATGGTGTGCGAACTGACCGGCATGGATGTATCGAACGCGTCGATGTACGACGGCCCGAGCGCGATGGCGGAAGCTGGCATCATGGCGTGCGCCGCAACCCGTCGTTCGAAGCTGTTGGTGTCGCGGGCGGTGCATCCGGAATACCGGCAAGTCGTGAAAACATACGCATCCGGCCAGAACATCGAAGTCGAGGAGATTGCGATTGAAAACGGGCTGACCAGTCTGCAGGATCTCGAGGCAAAATTGGGCGACAACATCGCCGGCGTGCTGGTGCAATATCCCAACTTCTTCGGCTCGATCGAAGACCTCAAAGCGATCTCGGAGCGGGTTCACCAGCACAAAGCGCTGTTGATCACCGCAGTCAATCCGATCGCGATGGGCATTCTGGAAGCGCCAGGGACGTTTGGCGCGGACATCGTCGTCGCGGAAGGGCAATCGCTGGGGAACCCGGTAGCGTTTGG
Proteins encoded:
- the gcvT gene encoding glycine cleavage system aminomethyltransferase GcvT yields the protein MADLKRTPLFPLYAEYGGKTIDFGGWELPVQFSSILEEHEAVRTRAGLFDVSHMGEIEVKGPDALANIQRWITNDASRLEVGQAMYSPMCYPDGGCVDDLLVYRLDNDRYWLVVNAANIDKDYEWVKQHAAGDVEITNLSPNIAQLALQGPLAEPVLQKLTDYDLPTIKHYRFAQNVNVAGVPCLVSRTGYTGEDGFEIYMDDGQAPKLWQAILEAGREEGVVAAGLGARDTLRFEAKLPLYGQELSPSISPIEAGLGMFVKLDKGDFIGREALAKQKEEGPRRKLVGFAMIGRGIPRSHYEVQVDGRKIGEVTTGTFGPTVKKNIGLALIEADYAKIGQELDVIIRNKPVKGVIVKTPFYKRQK
- the gcvPA gene encoding aminomethyl-transferring glycine dehydrogenase subunit GcvPA; this translates as MKQHSYIPNTEADRKAMLDSLGLNDVEELFADIPESVRLKRDLNLPAAWSEIELNRNLAAMAGKNANLEEYICFLGAGAYQHYIPSVVDAIISRSEFYTAYTPYQPEISQGILQAIFEYQTMVCELTGMDVSNASMYDGPSAMAEAGIMACAATRRSKLLVSRAVHPEYRQVVKTYASGQNIEVEEIAIENGLTSLQDLEAKLGDNIAGVLVQYPNFFGSIEDLKAISERVHQHKALLITAVNPIAMGILEAPGTFGADIVVAEGQSLGNPVAFGGPYLGMLATTKDLVRRLPGRVVGQTKDLDGRRAYVLTLQAREQHIRREKASSNICSNQALNALAATVYLSYMGKQGLQEVARLNLQKAHYAYRKLIGINGIKPIFTAPFFNEFAVKLNGNPAEINRKLLEAKIIGGYDLARAYPEYEGGMLLAVTELRTKEEIDLLAERLEAIV